CACGGTGGCGCTCCAGCAGCAGGTACGGCAGTTCGGCAACAACGTCGACGTGCTGGCGCCGGGGGCGTTCGTGTCGATGGTGGTGCCGCTGGTGGTCTTCTTCGCCTTCCAGCGCCAGTTCGCCACGGGGGTCATGGCGGGCGCGGTGAAGTAGCGGTCGCCCACCGGCGGGCGCGGCGAGCCCGGCCTATCGACAAGGCGCCTCCTAGGGCCTGTCGTCAAACTTGCGTCTGCCCCGCGACGCCTGGCACGCACTCTCGCCGCACCGGGCGAAAACCCGAGTACGTCCAGTACGAGGACTTCCTCCCGGCACACCGAGAGCACGCACCAGACGCCGCGGGGCCGCCCTCCGGGCGACGACGGGAGTTTGACGACAGGCCCTATGCCTTGAGCGCCGCCACCGCCGACCGCGTCAGATCGTCCACGTACCCCGCGGGCAGCGGCGTACGGACCACGACGAGGCGCCAGTAGAGCGGCCCGACCACCAGGTCGAGGGCGCGGCCCGGGTCGGCGCCCTCGGGGAGTTCGCCGCGGGCGACGGCTTCGCGGACGATCTGGGTCATGACACCGCGCTGGCCGTCGAGCAGCGCGGCCGTGACGGACTCGGCGATCTCGGGCTGCCGGGCGGCCTCGACGAGCAGGTCCGGGATGACCTGCGAGGCGACGGGGTGGCGCAGCGCGTGCGAGGCGACCTGGAGGAGCGCGCGCACGTCCCCGTGCAGGGAGCCGGTGGCGGGCGCCGGCAGGCCCTGCGCGGCGAAGGCCCCGACGATGTCCAGAACGAGGGCGAGCTTGGACTTCCAGCGCCGGTAGACGGCGGTCTTGCCGACGCCCGCGCGGCGCGCGATGCCCTCGATGGACATCCGGGCGAAGCCTACGGCCGCGAGCTCCTCGAAGACGGCGGCCCGGATGGCCTCGGTCACGTCCTCGCGGAGTACGGCCGCTCCGGCGGGGGCGCGGCGGGGGGTCGGATCGGTCATGAACGGCATCCTAACCAACGGCGACGCCCCGAGCCCGTCACGACGATACGGTTGCGTTCCGACGTGCGGTCGCCCTAATCTCCCCGTAGCGACGATACGGACCCGTTCCATCGCCGAGGATGCCCGCACCCTTCGTCGAAAGCGCCCTGCCCGTGACCACTCAGACGCTTCCCCCACCCCTGCGGAAGCCCCCTCCGCCGGGGGCCTCGCACCAGGAGACCGCCGGCTCGCCCCGCGAGGCCGCCGACGCGGATCTGCGCGAACTCGCCCGGCGCCACGGCCTCACCGTCAGCGGCGCCCGCCCCTCGCTGCCCGCCTACGCGCGGCAGATCTGGTCCCGCCGCGACTTCATCACCGCCTTCGCGACGGCCCGGCTGACCGCCCAGTACAGCCAGGCGCGGCTCGGCCAGGTCTGGCAGGTGATGACCCCGCTGCTCAACGCCGCCGTCTACTACCTGATCTTCGGCGTCCTCATGGACGCCAAGCAGGGCGTCGCCGACTACGTGCCCTTCCTGATCACCGGCATCTTCGTGTGGACCTTCACCTCGAACACGATCCTGGCCGGGACCCGGGCGATCAGCGGCAACCTGGGCCTCGTCCGCGCCCTGCACTTCCCCCGCGCGAGCCTGCCGATCTCGCTGTCGATCCAGCAGCTCCAGCAGCTGCTGCTCTCGCTCGCCGCGCTGGCCATGATCCTGTGCGGGCTCGGCGAGTTCCCCACCTGGAGCTGGTTCCTCGCCGTCCCCGCGCTGCTCTGCCAGGCGCTGTTCAACACGGGCGTGGCGCTCGTCCTCGCCCGGCTCGCGGCCCGCACCCCGGACATCTCCCAGCTGATGCCGTTCGTGCTCCGCACCTGGATGTACGCCTCGGGCGCGATGTGGTCGATCCAGAACCTGGCGGCGAGCGGACGGTTCCCCGACGGCGTGGTGCTCGCCCTCCAGTGCAACCCGGCGGCGGTCTACATCGACCTGATGCGCTTCGCGCTCATCGAGAGCTACACCTCGGCGCAGTTGCCGCCGCACGTCTGGGCACTCGCCGCCGGCTGGGCCCTCCTGGCCTTCGGGGGCGGTTTCATCTGGTTCTGGAAGGCGGAGGAGACGTACGGCCGTGGCTGACCCGCAGAGCACCCCGACATGCACCCCCACCCCGACCTCCCCTCCCGCACCCGTCCCGACCGTGGTGGCCGACGGCGTCCACATCACCTACACGGTCAACGGCGGCGGCGCGGGCGGCCGGGGTGCCGCGACGGCCGCGCTGAGCCGGATGCTCCGGCGCGGCGAGAAGCGGCCGGCCGACCGTCGGGTCCACGCCGTGAAGGGCGTCAGCTTCGTCGCGTACCGGGGCGAGGCAATTGGCCTGATCGGTTCGAACGGATCTGGGAAATCCACCCTCCTGAAGGCCATCGCAGGCCTCCAGCCCGTGGAGCGTGGCCAGGTGTACACCGACGGGCAGCCCTCGCTCCTCGGCGTCAACGCGGCCCTCATGAACGACCTCACCGGCGAGCGGAACGTGATCCTCGGCGGTCTCGCGATGGGCATGAGCCGTACGGAGGTCCGCGAGCGCTACGACGAGATCGTGGAGTTCTCCGGCATCAACGAGAAGGACGACGCGATCTCCCGCCCCATGGGGACGTACTCCTCCGGCATGGGGGCGCGGCTGCGCTTCTCCATCGCCGCAGCGAAGAGCCATGACGTCCTGCTCATCGACGAGGCGCTGTCCACCGGCGACGCCCGTTTCCGCCGCCGGAGCCAGCGGCGGATCGACGAACTGCGGGCGGAGGCGGGGACGGTCTTCCTGGTGAGCCACTCGAACTCGACGATCACGGAGACATGCGAGCGGGCCCTGTGGCTGGAGGCGGGCACGCTGCGGATGGACGGCCCGGCGAAGGAGGTGGTGGCGGCGTACGAGGAGTTCACCGCGACAGGAGCCGGACCAGGAGCCAAAGAAAAGGGCAAATAAGACATTAAGGGCTACAGTGCGGAAGGATGACGAACGATCACCCCCAGCCGCCACCGGAAGCCCAAGGGACCCGCGCCGAGCCCCCCGGCCTCACCAAGTCCCCCTTCGACTCGGACACCTTCACCTCCGCCACCTTCGTCACGGTCGGCCGCGGCCCCTACCTCGCCGTCGCCTCCGTCTGGCTGATCACCCGCGTCGGCATGGTGCTGCTGCTCCTCCGCGACACCCTCGGCATCGGCGGCGTCCGCCGCGAGGTGGACCTCTACCGGTACTGGTACGGGCAGTTCGCACAGGGCACCTTCCCGCCCGGCGACGTCACCTGGCAGTACCCGCCCGGCGCGGGGCTCGTGATCATGGCGCCGGGCGTCCTCCCCTGGCTGACGTACGTCCAGGCGTTCGTCGCGCTCACCCTCCTGGCCGACGCGGTCGTCACCGCCGCACTCGCCCGCGCCGACAGCGCCCGGCTCACCCACGGCGCATGGATCTGGGTCTGCGGCCTGCCGCTCCTCCTGCATCTGCCGCTCGCCCGCTACGACGTCCAGACCACCGCCCTCGCCGTCCTCGCCCTGCTCGCGCTCACCTCCCGCCCGGCCGTCGCCCACCGGCTCGGCGGAGCGCTCGCGGGCATCGGCGCGATGGTCAAGGTCTGGCCGGCCCTCGCCCTGATCGGCACCCCCCGGGGCCGTACCACCCGCGAGGCGTGGACCGCCGCGGCCGTCGCGGCCCTCGCCCTGCTCGCCACCCTCGCGCTGTTCTTCTCCGACTCCCTCGGCTTCCTGCGCCAGCAGGGCAGCCGAGGCATCCAGATCGAGTCGCTCGGCGGCACCGCCCTCGCCCTTGCCGGGGCCGGCGGCGTCTGGCCGGGCAGGGTCGAGTTCCGCTACGGAGCCTTCGAGTACGTCGGCCCGTACGTCTCCAGCCTCGGCCACCTCGCCCTGCTGCTCACCGTCATCGCCTTCGGCTGGCTGCTCCTGTGGCGCGTACGGGCCCACCGCTGGACCGCCGCCACCCCGCTCGACGCGGCACTCACCGCCGTCCTGCTGTTCACCGTCACCAGCCGGGTGATCAGCCCCCAGTACATGATCTGGCTGCTCGGCCTCGCCGCCGTCTGTCTGACCTCGCGCAGCACCGTGATGCGCCCGGTGGCGCTGCTGCTGCTCCCGGCAGCCGCCCTCAGCGCCCTCGCGTACCCCGTCCTGTACGACCATGTCGTCGCCGGCACCACCGAGGGGCTGACCGTCATGGCCCTGCGCAACGGCCTGCTGCTCGCCGCGACCCTGCTCGCCGCCCGCCGCCTGTGGACCTCGACGGTGACAGGGCCTCCCGAGGAGACGGCCTAGGGGGAGACATCGGGCGCGTGACAGGGGAAGGGCCCCGCCGGACGTCCGGCGGGGCCCTTCCTCTCGCTCGTGCCTAGCTGTGCGTCCGCAGCAGCGTGCGCATCGTCCGCATCGCCACCGACAGGTTCGCCAGGTCGAAGGTGTCCGAGCCCTGGATCTCCTCCAGGGTCGTCCGCGCGCGGCCCAGGATCGCCGCGTTCTTGTCCTCCCAGTCCTTGAACCGCTGCTCCGGGCTCGACGAGCCGTTCCCGGCCGCCAGGACGTCCGCCGTCAGCGCCGAGTGCGCCGCGAACAGGTCCTCACGGATCGACGCACGGGCCATCGACTGCCACCGGTCGTCGCGCGGCAGCTCGATGATCCGGTCCATCAGGTCGGTGATCCGCAGCCGGTCGGCCAGGTCGTAGTAGACCTCGGCCACCGCCAGCGGGTCCTTGCCCGTGCGGTCCGCGATCGCCACGATGTCGAGGATCGGGAAGGCCGAGGAGAAGCCGGCCACCCGCAGCGCGAGCTCCTCCGGCACGCCGACCTCGGTCAGCTCCTCCACGATCGACTGGTACCACTCCAGGTCCGCGCCGCGCAGCAGGTTCGGCAGCTGCGTCCAGACCTGCTCGACGCGCTCGGCGAAGAACTCGATGGTCTCGGTGAGCTGGAGCGGCTGCGGCCGGTTGTTGAGCAGCCAGCGCGTGCCGCGCTCGACGAGCCGGCGGGAGTGCAGCCGCATCCGGGTCTGGACGTCGGCCGGCACCTGGTTGTCGAGGGCCTCGACGGCGTCCCAGACCTGGCCGAGGCGGAAGACGATCCGGGCCGCGGTCTGCGCCCGGACGATCTCCTCGATCGACGCGCCCGTCTCCTCACGGAGGCGGTGCAGGAAGGTCGAGCCACCGGCGTTGACGGTGTCGTTGACCAGGACCGTGGTGATGATCTCGCGGCGCAGGGCGTGGTTGTCGACGGCCTCGGTGAACTTCTCGCGCAGCAGCGTCGGGAAGTACGCGTGGAGCAGGCCGCGCAGGTACGGGTCGTCCGGCAGCTCGGTGCCGATGAGCTCGTCGGCCACCGTGATCTTGGTGTACGCGAGGAGGACGGCGAGCTCCGGCTGGCTCAGACCGCGGCCGTTGTTGAGCAGCTCACGGATCTGCCGGTCGTTGGGCAGGAACTCCAGGGACCTGTCGAGGGCCCCGTCACGGCCGAGCCGGCGCATGAAGCGCTGGTGGGCGTGGAGCAGGGACGGCGACTGGGCGACGGCGTTGGCGAGGGCCGTGTTCTGCGCGTAGTTGTTGCGCAGGACGAGCTTGCCGACCTCGTCGGTCATCTCCGCGAGGATCTTGTTGCGCTGCTTGACGGTCATGTCGCCCTCGGCGACGAGCCCGTTGAGCAGGATCTTGATGTTGACCTCGTGGTCGGAGGTGTCGACGCCGGCGCTGTTGTCGATGGCGTCGGTGTTGACCTTGCCGCCCTGGCCCTCGGGGCCGCCGGTGCGGGCGAACTCGATACGGCCCAGCTGGGTCGCGCCGAGGTTGCCGCCCTCGCCGATGACCTGGGCGCGGACGTCCTGGCCGTCGACGCGGATGGCGTCGTTGGCCTTGTCGCCGACGTCGGCGTTCGACTCGGCCGAGGACTTGACGTACGTGCCGATGCCGCCGTTCCACAGCAGGTCGACGGGCGCGTGGAGCACGGCCTTCATCAGCTCGGCCGGGGTCATCTTGGTGATCCCGCCCTCGATGCCGAGGGCGGCCCTGACCTGCGCGTTGACCGGGATCGACTTGGCGCTGCGGGGGTGGATGCCACCGCCCGCGGAGAGCAGCGAGGTGTCGTAGTCGGCCCAGGACGAGCGGGGCAGCTCGAAGAGCCGGCGGCGCTCGGCGTACGAGACGGCCGCGTCCGGGTTCGGGTCGATGAAGATGTGCCGGTGGTCGAACGCGGCGACGAGCCTGATGTGCTCGCTCAGCAGCATGCCGTTGCCGAAGACGTCGCCGGACATGTCTCCGACGCCGACGACGGTGAAGTCCTCGGTCTGGGTGTCGTGGCCCAGCTCGCGGAAGTGCCGCTTGACGGACTCCCAGGCACCGCGGGCGGTGATGCCCATGCCCTTGTGGTCGTAGCCCGCCGAGCCGCCGGAGGCGAACGCGTCGCCGAGCCAGAAGCCGTACGACTCGGCGACCCCGTTGGCGATGTCGGAGAAGGTCGCGGTGCCCTTGTCGGCGGCGACCACCAGGTAGGTGTCGTCCTCGTCGTGGCGGACCACGTCGAGGGGCGGCACGACCTCGCCCGCGACCAGGTTGTCGGTGATGTCGAGCAGCGCCGAGATGAAGGTCTTGTACGAGGCGATGCCCTCGGCCAGCCAGGCGTCACGGTCCACGGACGGGTCCGGGAGCTGCTTGGCGACGAAGCCGCCCTTGGCGCCGACGGGCACGATGACGGTGTTCTTCACCATCTGCGCCTTGACCAGTCCGAGGATCTCCGTACGGAAGTCCTCACGGCGGTCGGACCAGCGCAGACCGCCTCGGGCGACCTTGCCGAAGCGCAGGTGGACACCCTCGACGCGCGGGGAGTAGACCCAGATCTCGAAGGCCGGGCGGGGCGCGGGAAGGTCCGGGATGGCCTGCGGGTCGAACTTCATCGACACGTACGAGTGCGGTGTGCCGTCCGCCGTCAGCTGGAAGAAGTTCGTCCGCAACGTGGCCTTGATGACGGTCAGGAAGGACCGCAGGATCCGGTCCTCGTCCAGGCTCGCGACCTGGTCGAGGGCGGCGTCCAGCTCCTCCAGGAGTGCGTCGATCAGCTCGGTGCCGGCGCGCTGGCGCTCCGGGGCCATCCGGGCCTCGAAGAGGTTCACGAGCAGCCGGGTGGTGTGGACGTTGTTGCGGAGGGTGTCCTCCATGTAGTCCTGACTGAACGTCGCACCGGCCTGGCGCAGGTACTTGGCGTAGGCGCGCAGCACCATCGCCTCGCGCCAGTTGAGCCCGGCGGAGAGGACGAGCGAGTTGAAGTTGTCGTTCTCGGCCTCGCCGGTCCAGGTGGCGGCGAAGGCCTCCTGGAAGCGCTCGCGGGCGTCGTCGCCGAGGTAGTCGCCGCCGTTGCCGGTAGCGGCGGGCATCCGCAGGCCGAAGTCGTACACCCAGGCGTGCGTACGGTCGGCGCAGCGCAGCTCGTACGGCCGCTCGTCGGTCACCTCGACGCCGAGCCGGTTGAGCACCGGGAGCACGGCGGAGAGGGAGATCGGGTCGCCCGTCTTGTAGATCTTGAAGCGGCGCTCGCCGGGGCCCGCGCCGACCGGCTCGTAGAGCGAGAGCGCGAAGTCCTTGCCGCCGCCGGCCCGGACCAGGGCCTCCAGGTGGACGAGGTCGGCGACGGCCGCGCGCGGCGAGTGGTCGGCCTTGTAGCCCTCGGGGAAGGCGTTGCCGTAGCGGCGGAGCAGCTCGGCGGCCCGTTCCTCGCCGCACTCGGCGTTGAGCGCCTCGCCGAAGCCGTCGGACCAAGAGCGGGCGGCCTCGACGAGCCGGGTCTCGATGCGGTCGACGTCGGCGTCGGTGAGCTTCGCCAGCTCGTTGCCGGGCTGGACGCGGACGACGAAGTGCAGCCGGGACAGGATCGACTCGGTGTTCCAGGCGGTGAAGTCGACGCTGATGCCGTCGAGCTCCTCCTTCAGGATGTCGATGATCCGCAGCCGGACGCGGGTCGTGTAGCGGTCGCGCGGCAGGTAGACGAGGGCCGAGTAGTAGCGGCCGTACTCGTCCTGGCGCAGGTACAGGCGCAGCCGGCGCCGCTCCTGCAGGTACAGGACGCTGGTGACGACGGACCGGAGCTGGTCGGCCGGGGTCTGGAAGAGCTCGTCGCGCGGGTACGTCTCCAGGATCTGGAGCAGGTCGCGGCCGTCGTGGCTGTTCGGCGAGAAGCCGGCGCCCTCCAGGACCTCCTGGACCTTGCGCTTGACCACGGGGACGCGCCGCACGGACTCGGTGTAGGCGGCCGAGGAGAACAGGCCGAGGAAGCGGCGCTCGCCGATGACGTTGCCGTCGGCGTCGAACTTCTTCACACCGACGTAGTCGAGGTACGAGGGGCGGTGCACGGTCGAGCGGCTGTTGGCCTTCGTCAGGATCAGCAGCTTGTGCTCGCGCGCCTTGGCACGGACGTCCTCGGGCAGCCGGCTGAAGGACGGCGAGACGGGGTGGGCGTGGTGGCCCTGGTCGTCGCCCCCGTGCTGCGGGTCGGAGCGCAGGATGCCGAGGCCGGTGCCGGGCACGGCGGACAGGGCGTCACCGTTGACCAGCTGATACTCGCGGTAGCCGAGGAAGGTGAAGTGGTCGTCGGCGAGCCAGCGCAGCAGCTCGCGGGCCTCCTCCACCTCGGTCGGACGCAGGTCGGAGGCAGTGGGCTCGGCCGGGAGGCCCTCGGCGATCCGCAGGGCGGCGTCGCGCATCTTCTCCCAGTCCTCGACCGTCTCGCGGACGTCGGACAGGACGCGCAGCAGATCGGAGGTGATCTGCTTGAGGTCGGCGCGGTCGGTCTCCCGGTCGATCTCGACGTGGATCCACGACTCGGTGAGCGCGTCGTGCGGCAGCTCGCCCTGGATCTGCGCCGACAGGACCTCGATGAGCTTGCCCGTGAGGTCACGGCGGACAAGGACCTGCGGGTGGATCACGACGTGGATGCCGCGGCCCTGGCGCGAGAGCTCGTTGGTGACCGAGTCCACCAGGAACGGCATGTCGTCGGTGACGACCTCGACGACGGAGTGGCTGCTCGTCCAGCCGTTCTCCTCGACCGTCGGAGTGTGGACGCGCACGTTCGCCGTGCCCTGCGGACGGTTCTCCGCGAGGCGGTAGTGAGAGAGCGCCGCGCCGAACACGTCGACCGGGTCCCGGTCGCCGAGGTCCTCCGGTGCGGTGTGCAGGTAGTAGCGCTGGAGGTACTCGAGCACGGTGTCCCGGTCCGGGTGCTCCCCGGCACCCTCCGGGCCCGTCGGAAGTCGCCCCCCGACCGGGCTGTGCTCAGCTACCCGAGCGGCCCTTTCGAGCAGCTCGGCCTTGGCTTCGTCCAGCTTGGTCTGCATGTCCTCTGACTCCTGTCGCGCGCCGTTGCGTGACGTCGGTGGAAGAAAGGACAGAACGACGCCTCGACGCGGTGATTCCGGTCGAAGACGACGTTATGCCCGAATGAGAGATGCCCGGGTCGTTATCGGCCACGGAGAGCGGCGCGCCCGGACGGAGAGGATCGGCGAACGCGCTGTCGGCCCGGCCGCTGTCGCGGGCCGGGCGGCAGCCGGGGGCTTCACTGCCCCCACGGCGTATCGCGCTGATCACGGCAAAAGCCTATCGCCCTCGCCCCCCGAACCGTCATGGTCCGTATGTGTACAAAAGAGGGGGTGGAAGTTTGACGTTCTGGACAGCGACACATGTCCTCTTGGCAAAGCGCCCCGCCGCGGGCACCGTGTACGCGAGCATGGGCGCAGCAGTGCAGACCGACCATCTGTGATCTGGGAGAGCCATGGCGAAGATCCTGATCGTGACCGGGGACGCGGCGGAGTCGCTGGAGGTGATGTACCCCTACCAGCGGCTGCTGGAAGAGGGATACGAGGTCCACATCGCCGCGCCGGCACGCAAACAGCTCCGCTTCGTCGTTCACGACTTCGAGCCCGGCTTCGACACGTACACCGAGAAGCCCGGCTACACCTGGCCCGCCGACCTGGCCTTCTCCGAGGTCGACCCGGGCGCGTACCTCGCGGTGGTGATCCCGGGCGGCCGGGCGCCGGAGTACCTGCGCAACGACCCGGAGCTCCGCAAGATCCTCAAGGCCTTCTTCGACGCGGACAAGCCGGTGGCCCAGATCTGCCACGGGCCGCTCCTGACGGCCGCGGTCGGCGGCCTGGAGGGCCGCCGGGTCACCGCGTACCCGGCCCTGGAACTGGACATGCAGGCCGCCGGGGCGACCTTCCAGGACAGCGCGGCGGTGGTGGACGGCCTCCTGGTCTCCTCACGGGCCTGGCCGGACCACCCCACCTGGATGCGCGAGTTCCTGAAGGTCCTCCGCGCCAAGGCCTGACCTCCGGGGTCAGGGGGCCGTGGCGGGGCGGTGGGCTCGCGTTCCGCACGGGCGGAAAGCGGGGCGCGACCGCCCACCGGCCTGCACTAGGCCCCCTGCCCCCGCCCGCCACCGGACGGGCCCGTCACGCCGCCCGGTGACCGGACGGTCCTGTCAGACCAGCTCCTCCGCGATGGCCACGGCCTCGGCCAGCGAGTCCACCACCGGCACCCCGACCCGTTCCAACGACGCGCGACTGTGCGAGCCCCCGGTGTAGAGCACTGCCTTCGCCCCCACGTGCGCCGCGGCGATCGCGTCGTCCGCCGCGTCACCGATGACGACGATCCGCTCGGGGAGCACCCCTTCCAGCGCGGCCAGATGCCGCACCATGTGCCCCGACTTCCCGTCCGTGGACGCGTCGACCCGCCCGTCCATCCGCACGAAGCGCTCCGCGATCCCATGCCTCCGCACCAGCGGGATCAGCTCCGCGTGCGGCGCCAGCGACAGCAGTGACTGCGTGAACCCGGACGCCTGCCGCGCCGCGAGCAGCTCGGCGGCCCCGGAGGTCAGCCCGCAGCTCTCGGCGCGCTCCCAGTAGTGCCGGTGGAAGGCTCCGTCCATGACGGACCACTCGTCGTCGGTGGGAAGTCGCCCCATGAGCCGCTCGTAGAACTTGGGCACGGGCACCGTGTAGAGCTCCCGGTACCGCTCAAGAGTGATCGATGCGAGTCCCAGCTCGGCGAACGCCGCGTTGGTCGCCCCGATGACCGCGCTGATGTCGTCGAGCAGTGTGCCGTTCCAGTCCCAGACCAGATGCTTGCCGCGCAAGCCGTCGTGCTTCCCCATGGAAAGACGGTACCCGCAGCCACCGACACCCAAGACTCGAGGGCACCGGCCGAGCCGCGTCAGCCCAGCAGCCCGGGAATCTCCTGCACCCCGAACCACAGCAGCTCGTGGTCCTCGGCCCCGTCGACGACGAACTGCGCGTCGTCGTCCCCCTGATCCGCCGCGCCCAGCGCGTGCGCCGCCGCCGTCACGTCCGCCTCCGCGTCGTCCGCGTCCGCGTGCACGGCAGCGGCCGTGGCGAGCCGAACGGGCCCGGCGATCCGGACCTCGCCGATGGAGCTGACGGTGAGGGCCCCGTCGGGGTCCGCTGCCGCGTCCTTGTCGGCGACGTCGACGGCGACGACGATCCGGCGCCGGGGCGCCTCAGGGTCGCCGGACAGCAGTCGCAGGGAGGCGGAGGCGGCGCGGTTGAGCGCCGCGTACTCCAGCTCCTCGATGTCGTCGGAGACGTACCACTCGCGCAGGGCGGGGGTGACGGCGTAGGCGGTCAGCGGACCGGGGCCCAGCTCGCCCGCCTTGTGCGCCTGTGCGAGACCGGGGAGGGTCAGGGGGACGTACACGCGCATGGCTGGCCGCTTTCGTAGACAGAGAGGCCCTCAGGATACGTGCGGAGTCCCCCTTCGGGGTGGTCGGCCGGAGCCGGCACACGTCCACCGCGGGAGGCGGCTCCCGGGACCTCGGAGAGCCGATTTTCCCTCGCGTCACCCGGATAGGTGATTCGGTTTCGACCCGCCTCGTCGTGGCGGACTCCTTGCGAGCCCCTGGAGCCCACCCGTACAAGATCCCCAACGGAAAGTTACTGACCGGTACCACACGGTCACGCAACGACAGGGGCCCGCCATGAACGCCGCACTCACCACCCAGCCGCAGCCTCGGCCACACACCCGGCCCGAGCCGCAGCACCCCGCGGCGAGCACCCGGCCCCGCACCCCGCGCCCCCGCACCGCCCCCGGCGGCCCGGCAGGCACCCGCCCGCGCGGTTCCGCCGGCACCCACCCCCGCGCCGGCCACCCCCGCGCCCTGCCGCCGCACACCGTCTTCGCCGAGCGCCTCCTCGCCGTGCTCAGCGGCGAACGCCCGGTCCACTGGATGCTCGGCCACACCGTCGGCGAGGCGTACGAACAGCTCGTCCGGATCGCCCCGCAGACGCCCCTGCGCTCCCTCGGCCCCCGCCCGGTCCTGCGCCGCTGCTCGGTCCAGGTGGACGACGACCGGGCCGCCGTGGAGGCCTTCGCGACGATCGCGACCGGCATCCGCGTCCGGGCCATGGCGTTCCGCCTGGAGCGCGGCGCCGACCAGCGCTGGCGCTGCGCCGCCGTCGAACTCGACGGCCTCGGAGCGACGGCCCGCGCATGACGGAGGGGCCGCACATGACGGAGGGGCCGGCCGCCCACCGGGCGACCGACCCCTCCGCACCACGTCTCACCGCGTTCGGCGGCACCGTGTCGACGGCACCGCCCCGGTGTCACCGCTCGTGCGGCACCGTCTCTCGACGGCGCCGCACGAGCGGCTCCCCGTCACTTCTTGCGACGACGCCCGCCGCCACCCGCGTTCTTCTGCGCCTTGCGGCGCTCCGCACGCGTCATCCCGTCACCGGCGTCGACGTCGTCCGAGGCGAAGTCGCCCTCGACGACACCGCCGTCGCCGTCCACCGTCGGCGCGGAGAAGTGCAGCCGGTCCGGCCGCTGCGGGGCGTCGAGCCCCTTGGCACGGATCTCCGGACGCCCGGCACCGGCCGGCACCGCGTCCTGCTTGTCGAGCGACGGACCGCTCGCCTGCACCGGGACCTCCTCGACCTGCTGCTCGACCTGGACCTCCAGGTTGAACAGGTAGCCGACGGACTCCTCCTTGATGCCCTCCATCATGGCGGTGAACATGTCGAAGCCCTCGCGCTGGTACTCGACCAGCGGGTCCTTCTGCGCCATGGCACGCAGGCCGATGCCCTCCTGGAGGTAGTCCATCTCGTAGAGGTGCTCACGCCACTTGCGGTCCAGGACGGAGAGGACCACGCGGCGCTCCAGCTCACGCATGATCTCCGAGCCGAGCTGCTTCTCCCGCGAGTCGTACTGCTCGTGGATGTCGTCCTTGATGGACTCGGCGATGAACTCGGCGGTGATGCCCGCCCGGTCCCCGGCCGCGTCCTCCAGCTCGTCCACGGTGACCTTCACCGGGTAGAGCTGCTTGAAGGCGTTCCACAGACGGTCGAGGTCCCACTCCTCCGCGAAGCCCTCGGCGGTCTCCTGGCGGATGTAGTCGTCGATCGTGTCGTCCATGAAGTGCTGGATCTGCTCCTGCAGGTCCTCGCCCTCCAGGACACGGCGGCGCTCGCCGTAGATGACCTGACGCTGCCGGTTGAGGACGTCGTCGTACTTCAGGACGTTCTTACGCGTCTCGAAGTTCTGGGTCTCGACCTGCGACTGGGCGGAGGCGATCGCCCGGGTGACCATCTTGTTCTCGATCGGCACGTCGTCCGGCACGTTCGCCATGGCCATCACGCGCTCGACCATCTGCGCCTTGAACAGACGCATCAGGTCGTCGCCGAGCGAGAGGTAGAAGCGGGACTCGCCCGGGTCACCCTGACGGCCGGAACGACCGCGCAGCTGGTTGTCGATACGACGGGACTCGTGCCGCTCGGTACCGAGCACGTACAGCCCGCCGAGATCCT
This sequence is a window from Streptomyces sp. NBC_00691. Protein-coding genes within it:
- a CDS encoding ABC transporter permease, yielding MTTQTLPPPLRKPPPPGASHQETAGSPREAADADLRELARRHGLTVSGARPSLPAYARQIWSRRDFITAFATARLTAQYSQARLGQVWQVMTPLLNAAVYYLIFGVLMDAKQGVADYVPFLITGIFVWTFTSNTILAGTRAISGNLGLVRALHFPRASLPISLSIQQLQQLLLSLAALAMILCGLGEFPTWSWFLAVPALLCQALFNTGVALVLARLAARTPDISQLMPFVLRTWMYASGAMWSIQNLAASGRFPDGVVLALQCNPAAVYIDLMRFALIESYTSAQLPPHVWALAAGWALLAFGGGFIWFWKAEETYGRG
- a CDS encoding ABC transporter ATP-binding protein encodes the protein MADPQSTPTCTPTPTSPPAPVPTVVADGVHITYTVNGGGAGGRGAATAALSRMLRRGEKRPADRRVHAVKGVSFVAYRGEAIGLIGSNGSGKSTLLKAIAGLQPVERGQVYTDGQPSLLGVNAALMNDLTGERNVILGGLAMGMSRTEVRERYDEIVEFSGINEKDDAISRPMGTYSSGMGARLRFSIAAAKSHDVLLIDEALSTGDARFRRRSQRRIDELRAEAGTVFLVSHSNSTITETCERALWLEAGTLRMDGPAKEVVAAYEEFTATGAGPGAKEKGK
- a CDS encoding TetR/AcrR family transcriptional regulator; protein product: MTDPTPRRAPAGAAVLREDVTEAIRAAVFEELAAVGFARMSIEGIARRAGVGKTAVYRRWKSKLALVLDIVGAFAAQGLPAPATGSLHGDVRALLQVASHALRHPVASQVIPDLLVEAARQPEIAESVTAALLDGQRGVMTQIVREAVARGELPEGADPGRALDLVVGPLYWRLVVVRTPLPAGYVDDLTRSAVAALKA
- a CDS encoding glycosyltransferase 87 family protein encodes the protein MTNDHPQPPPEAQGTRAEPPGLTKSPFDSDTFTSATFVTVGRGPYLAVASVWLITRVGMVLLLLRDTLGIGGVRREVDLYRYWYGQFAQGTFPPGDVTWQYPPGAGLVIMAPGVLPWLTYVQAFVALTLLADAVVTAALARADSARLTHGAWIWVCGLPLLLHLPLARYDVQTTALAVLALLALTSRPAVAHRLGGALAGIGAMVKVWPALALIGTPRGRTTREAWTAAAVAALALLATLALFFSDSLGFLRQQGSRGIQIESLGGTALALAGAGGVWPGRVEFRYGAFEYVGPYVSSLGHLALLLTVIAFGWLLLWRVRAHRWTAATPLDAALTAVLLFTVTSRVISPQYMIWLLGLAAVCLTSRSTVMRPVALLLLPAAALSALAYPVLYDHVVAGTTEGLTVMALRNGLLLAATLLAARRLWTSTVTGPPEETA